The Hoplias malabaricus isolate fHopMal1 chromosome 9, fHopMal1.hap1, whole genome shotgun sequence genome contains a region encoding:
- the ifi44c2 gene encoding interferon induced protein 44c2, with product MSVVTSRLSRQQENKICSMLGCSRLSLLYKASVHSYSANAFHQKCDQQGPTMTVAYNNSGFIFGGYTSKDYTQSNQNVSDEKTFLFSFNEREMKREPLRVSAEGQYSLQHVAASGPNFLSLVFLYNNTAAIYANPGTYKFDPVELYGNNLQLSECEVYRVEGSGSLMEKPWRNIVWSAERRKSLMDQISGWKHRVSSVKQARVLLVGPIGAGKSSFFNSINSVFKGYVSTQANTGCAGTSLTTQFRLYSVKSGQGGTLPLGLCDTMGLEEGFNSGLDLDDFTSILKGHVRDKYQFNPSMPLQPESPFFCKDPTLKDKVHTVVFVIDCCKVRLLSNKFIEKLAAFRRKANQQGVPQLVLLTKVDEACPSVAADLKTVYQSYYIQKMMQEMGVNLGVSLSAVIPVKNYSQELELDPETDVLLLNAVLQIFRTTDGFFDDLHEEED from the exons ATGAGTGTGGTGACGTCCAGATTGTCCCGGCAGCAGGAGAACAAGATCTGTTCAATgcttggctgtagcagactcaGCTTGCTGTACAAAGCCAGTGTCCACAGCTACTCCGCTAATGCCTTCCACCAAAAGTGTGATCAGCAGGGTCCCACCATGACTGTGGCCTACAATAACTCTGGCTTTATCTTCGGGGGGTACACCAGCAAGGACTACACACAGTCAAATCAGAACGTCTCTGACGAGAAAACCTTTTTGTTCAGCTTTAATGAgcgagagatgaagagagagccTCTCCGAGTCAGTGCAGAAGGACAGTACTCGCTTCAGCATGTAGCAGCTTCAGGTCCAAACTTCCTGTCTCTGGTTTTTCTCTATAATAACACTGCTGCCATTTACGCTAATCCAGGGACTTACAAATTTGATCCAGTGGAGCTGTACGGGAATAACCTGCAGCTGAGCGAGTGTGAGGTGTACAGAGTGGAGG gtAGCGGATCATTGATGGAAAAGCCGTGGCGAAATATTGTGTGGAGTGCAGA gagaagGAAGAGTCTGATGGACCAGATTTCTGGCTGGAAGCACAGAGTGAGTTCTGTGAAACAGGCTCGGGTTCTGCTGGTCGGTCCGATCGGAGCTGGAAAGTCCAGTTTCTTCAACTCCATTAACTCAGTGTTTAAGGGCTATGTTTCCACTCAGGCTAATACCGGCTGTGCAGGCACCAGTTTGACTACACAG ttccgTTTGTACTCGGTGAAGTCTGGTCAAGGTGGGACACTGCCCCTTGGTCTGTGTGACACTATGGGACTGGAGGAAGGGTTTAACTCTGGACTGGACCTCGATGACTTCACCAGCATTCTCAAAGGACACGTCAGGGACAAGTATCAG TTTAACCCTTCAATGCCTCTACAGCCAGAATCtcccttcttctgtaaagaTCCAACTCTGAAGGACAAGGTCCAcactgtggtgtttgtgatcgaCTGCTGCAAAGTCAGACTTCTCTCCAACAAATTCATTGAGAAGCTGGCTGCTTTCCGCAGAAAAGCAAACCAACAGG GAGTTCCTCAGCTAGTTCTGCTGACTAAGGTGGACGAGGCCTGTCCCTCTGTGGCTGCTGATCTGAAGACTGTATACCAAAGTTATTACATCCAAAAAATG ATGCAGGAGATGGGTGTAAATCTGGGAGTTTCTCTTTCGGCTGTGATTCCAGTGAAGAACTACAGtcaggagctggagctggatcCCGAGACAGACGTCCTGCTGCTGAACGCCGTTCTTCAGATCTTCAGAACCACTGATGGCTTTTTCGATGACCTTCATGAGGAGGAGGACTAG